One genomic segment of Arcobacter porcinus includes these proteins:
- a CDS encoding Eco57I restriction-modification methylase domain-containing protein, producing MFQNSVLKTFKDDEKLVAQRWAFYQNYKSKVEAIKEFKEEEYQDGFLKDIFENCLGYTLKTTNPSSFNLEREKKNETDSKKADAVIYINDEIMGVIELKAQDTKNLDKVQQQAFYYLSQHSKSKYVIISNFDELRFYIEKSTSYEKFNLFTLNYEDFKKLHLLISYESIKDDVPLKLKEKTNSFEQDISKKLYKDFSNFRTLLFENIVKNNLENETLVSSDSNLLPDKSQLLRLTQKLCDRIIFILFAEDRALLRTNMIKEIRDEFINQKFTNYSLYDIYKFYFDAINKGNERLDIPQYNGGLFAVDELLDSLIIDDFILDENVQILSNYDFASEISVNILGHIFEQSLTDLEELQANIDNVNFDKTKSKRKKDGVFYTPEYITRYIVENTLGKMCSEKREELLIGNGILTPSNPKKLTKQEQQTKDNLQEYKKWLLNLKILDPACGSGAFLNQALEYLISEHKNLQNDLALMGDLFASYMVEEEILENNLYGVDINEDAVEIAKLSLWLRTAKRGRALTKLADKIVCANSLLEMPFSENSFDVVIGNPPYVRQEAIKEQKEALSKIYKVYHGSADLYVYFVELGLKMIKKSGMFSYIFPNKWLKTSYGKPLRQFLKTYNIQSIIDFGDLQIFEGATTYPLILTISKEKQLDTFKSYQLKEKSEDLQSILENKADNVTFKSLSDDGWNIFDFNLLQKLHKNTILLDEYTNGEIFYGIKTGLNEAFVIDKNKKDEIVKKDSKSIEIIKPLLRGRDISKYEINFAEQYLIYAHNKINIEDYPAVKEHLEAYKTKLEKRAGKQLWWQLQSNSFKDFDKPKILYMEMQTRNSFCLDNKGSYAVNNKIYIYPQKDNYLLSILNSAITWYLISKFCTQIQNGYQISYDYLKQIPIPKIDEESQKPFIKLVDEILEAKQKIKDYKPLLDEAIKNNNFDREIALKKELENLENIFTTNEKTIDQMVYKLYDLTDDEIKIVENN from the coding sequence TTGTTTCAAAATAGTGTTTTAAAAACTTTTAAGGATGATGAAAAATTAGTGGCTCAAAGATGGGCATTTTATCAAAACTACAAATCAAAAGTAGAAGCGATAAAAGAGTTCAAAGAAGAAGAGTATCAAGATGGTTTTTTGAAAGATATTTTTGAAAACTGTCTTGGATATACTTTAAAAACTACAAATCCAAGCTCTTTTAATCTTGAACGAGAGAAAAAAAACGAAACTGATAGCAAAAAAGCAGATGCCGTTATTTATATAAATGATGAAATAATGGGAGTTATAGAACTAAAAGCTCAAGATACAAAGAATCTTGATAAAGTTCAGCAACAAGCTTTTTACTATCTATCTCAACACTCAAAATCAAAATATGTGATAATCTCAAATTTCGATGAACTGAGATTTTATATAGAAAAATCTACATCTTATGAGAAGTTTAATCTTTTTACTCTAAATTATGAAGATTTTAAAAAGCTTCATCTTTTAATCTCTTATGAGAGCATAAAAGATGATGTACCTTTAAAACTAAAAGAGAAAACAAACAGCTTTGAGCAAGATATTTCAAAAAAACTATATAAAGATTTTTCAAACTTTAGAACACTTCTTTTTGAAAATATTGTAAAAAACAATCTAGAAAATGAGACTTTAGTCTCATCTGATTCAAACTTGCTTCCAGATAAATCACAGCTTCTAAGACTTACTCAAAAACTATGCGACCGTATTATTTTTATACTATTTGCAGAAGATAGAGCTTTGCTTCGTACAAATATGATAAAAGAGATTAGAGATGAGTTTATAAATCAGAAGTTTACAAACTACTCTTTGTATGATATTTATAAATTCTATTTCGATGCTATAAACAAAGGAAATGAGAGATTAGATATTCCACAATACAATGGTGGACTTTTTGCTGTTGATGAGCTTCTTGATAGTTTAATTATAGATGATTTTATTTTAGATGAAAATGTACAAATATTATCAAACTACGATTTTGCAAGTGAAATATCTGTAAATATATTAGGACATATTTTTGAGCAGAGTTTAACAGACCTTGAAGAGCTTCAAGCAAATATAGATAATGTAAACTTTGATAAAACAAAATCAAAAAGAAAAAAAGATGGTGTATTTTATACACCTGAATATATCACAAGATATATTGTAGAAAATACTCTTGGTAAAATGTGTAGTGAGAAAAGAGAAGAACTCTTAATCGGAAATGGGATTTTAACCCCATCTAACCCAAAAAAACTAACAAAACAAGAGCAACAAACAAAAGATAACCTGCAAGAGTATAAAAAGTGGCTTCTAAATCTAAAAATCCTAGACCCAGCTTGTGGAAGTGGGGCATTTTTGAATCAAGCTTTGGAATACTTAATATCTGAACACAAAAATCTACAAAATGATTTGGCTTTGATGGGCGATTTGTTTGCTTCATATATGGTAGAAGAGGAGATTTTGGAAAACAATCTTTATGGTGTGGATATAAATGAAGATGCAGTTGAAATAGCAAAACTAAGCTTGTGGCTACGAACTGCAAAAAGAGGTAGAGCTCTTACAAAACTAGCAGACAAGATAGTTTGTGCAAACTCACTTTTAGAAATGCCATTTAGTGAAAATAGTTTTGATGTGGTTATTGGAAATCCGCCTTATGTAAGACAAGAAGCTATAAAAGAACAAAAAGAAGCTTTAAGTAAAATATATAAAGTTTATCATGGAAGTGCAGATTTATATGTTTATTTTGTTGAATTAGGTTTGAAAATGATAAAAAAAAGTGGAATGTTTAGCTATATTTTTCCAAATAAATGGCTCAAAACATCTTATGGAAAACCTTTAAGACAGTTTTTAAAAACTTATAATATTCAATCAATCATTGATTTTGGTGATTTACAAATTTTTGAGGGTGCAACTACATATCCATTAATTTTAACTATATCAAAAGAAAAACAATTAGATACATTTAAAAGCTATCAATTAAAAGAAAAAAGTGAGGACTTGCAATCAATTTTAGAAAATAAAGCAGATAATGTAACTTTTAAATCATTATCAGATGATGGTTGGAATATTTTCGATTTCAATCTTTTACAAAAATTACATAAAAACACTATTTTACTTGATGAATATACAAATGGAGAAATTTTTTATGGAATTAAAACAGGTTTAAATGAAGCTTTTGTGATTGATAAAAATAAAAAAGATGAAATAGTTAAAAAAGATAGTAAATCTATTGAAATTATTAAACCTCTTTTAAGAGGAAGAGATATTTCTAAATATGAAATAAATTTTGCAGAACAATATTTGATTTATGCTCATAATAAAATTAATATTGAAGATTATCCAGCAGTAAAAGAACATTTAGAAGCATACAAAACTAAATTAGAAAAAAGAGCTGGAAAACAATTATGGTGGCAGTTACAAAGTAATAGTTTTAAAGATTTTGATAAACCTAAAATATTATATATGGAAATGCAAACTAGAAATTCATTTTGCTTAGATAATAAAGGTAGCTATGCTGTAAATAATAAAATATATATTTATCCTCAAAAAGATAATTATTTGCTATCAATACTAAATTCAGCAATAACTTGGTATTTAATATCTAAATTTTGTACACAAATACAAAATGGATATCAAATTAGTTATGATTATCTTAAACAAATACCAATCCCAAAAATAGATGAAGAATCACAAAAACCATTTATAAAACTTGTAGATGAGATTTTGGAAGCTAAACAAAAAATAAAAGATTATAAACCTCTTTTAGATGAAGCTATAAAAAATAACAACTTTGATAGAGAAATCGCACTTAAAAAAGAGCTTGAAAACCTAGAAAATATTTTTACAACAAATGAAAAAACTATCGACCAAATGGTTTATAAACTCTATGATTTAACAGATGATGAGATTAAAATTGTGGAGAATAATTAA
- a CDS encoding SixA phosphatase family protein, whose protein sequence is MKELILIRHAKSSWKDINLDDFLRPLNKRGEKDAPFMAKKLKSLISSPDLIISSPSTRTKLTLKSFTDEFKYKNDLIFEQDIYEAPLENILSVLKNIEDKKQSIFFIGHNPGFNFLADYLLGGFSENIPTSGILKLTLDIEKWSDLKENCASLEFFIYPKMF, encoded by the coding sequence ATGAAAGAGCTAATTTTAATAAGACATGCAAAATCTTCTTGGAAAGATATAAATTTGGATGATTTTCTAAGACCTTTAAATAAAAGAGGAGAGAAAGATGCTCCATTTATGGCAAAAAAGTTAAAATCTCTTATCTCTTCTCCTGATTTAATAATCTCTTCTCCATCAACAAGAACAAAACTAACTTTAAAAAGCTTTACAGATGAATTCAAATACAAAAATGATCTAATATTTGAGCAAGATATTTATGAAGCTCCTTTGGAAAATATTCTATCTGTACTTAAAAATATCGAAGATAAAAAACAATCAATATTTTTCATAGGTCATAATCCTGGATTTAATTTTTTAGCTGATTATTTACTTGGTGGATTTAGTGAAAACATTCCTACAAGTGGGATTTTAAAACTTACTTTAGATATAGAAAAATGGAGTGATTTAAAAGAAAATTGTGCTAGTTTAGAGTTTTTTATATATCCTAAGATGTTTTGA
- a CDS encoding type II toxin-antitoxin system RelE/ParE family toxin, whose protein sequence is MQIIRDEKYILKLQSILNFIAKDSFDRANQFKNNLDNQIDNLVNMPLKCRKSIYFSDENIRDLIFMGYVIPYKIDENRITIIGINKYKDSLF, encoded by the coding sequence ATGCAAATAATTAGAGATGAAAAATATATTTTAAAGCTCCAATCCATATTGAATTTTATTGCTAAAGATAGTTTTGATAGAGCCAATCAATTTAAAAATAATTTAGATAATCAAATAGATAACTTAGTGAATATGCCTTTAAAGTGTAGAAAATCAATATATTTTAGTGATGAGAATATTAGAGATTTAATATTTATGGGATATGTAATTCCTTATAAAATTGATGAAAATAGAATCACTATTATAGGTATAAATAAATATAAAGATAGTCTGTTCTAA
- a CDS encoding ORF6N domain-containing protein has translation MQDLIINENIIKDKIYTIRNMQVMLDRDLAELYCVETKRINEAVKNNKDKFMDDFYFELNDLEFEYLRSKISTTSFVKTRTNPKVFTEQGIYMLATILKSKVASQVTINLIKTFANMRKLISQNIALFERFERIENRLTVQDKNFNILFKALENKNNIPVQNIFYDGQIYDAYSFVNDLLKLVKEEVILIDNYIDDTVFTLFSKYPNINFIIYTNNISKQLKLDFEKYSKQYKNISLKTFKSSHDRFLIIDKKEIYHLGASLKDLGKKWFLKESA, from the coding sequence ATGCAAGATTTAATCATAAATGAAAACATTATAAAAGATAAAATATACACCATACGAAATATGCAAGTTATGTTGGATAGAGATTTAGCAGAGCTTTATTGTGTTGAAACAAAAAGAATAAATGAGGCTGTTAAAAATAATAAAGATAAATTTATGGATGATTTTTATTTTGAATTAAATGATTTGGAGTTTGAATATTTGCGGTCGAAAATTTCGACCACAAGTTTTGTTAAAACAAGAACAAATCCAAAAGTTTTTACAGAACAAGGAATTTATATGTTAGCAACAATACTTAAAAGTAAAGTTGCATCTCAAGTAACAATAAATCTAATAAAAACTTTTGCAAATATGCGAAAATTAATCTCTCAAAATATAGCTTTGTTTGAGAGATTTGAAAGAATAGAAAATCGCTTAACAGTCCAAGATAAAAATTTTAATATACTTTTTAAAGCCTTAGAAAATAAAAACAATATTCCAGTCCAAAACATATTTTACGATGGACAAATTTACGATGCTTACAGTTTTGTAAATGATTTGCTAAAACTAGTAAAAGAAGAAGTTATATTAATAGATAACTATATTGATGATACAGTTTTTACTCTCTTTTCTAAATATCCAAATATAAATTTTATAATTTATACAAATAATATCTCAAAGCAATTAAAACTAGATTTTGAAAAATATTCAAAACAATACAAAAATATTTCTCTAAAAACTTTTAAATCTAGCCACGATAGATTTTTGATTATCGATAAAAAAGAGATTTATCATTTGGGAGCAAGTTTGAAAGATTTGGGTAAAAAATGGTTTCTCAAAGAGAGTGCTTAA
- the aroB gene encoding 3-dehydroquinate synthase gives MRVKIELQNDNSYEIFIEKLQDLSFDRKIVIVTNTTIADLHLNYLKNKIKAKELNICILKDGEEFKNFDSLQQILTTCFEAKLDRKSLLVAFGGGVVGDMTGFAASIYQRGIDFIQIPTTLLSQVDASVGGKTGINNKYGKNLIGTFHQPKAVYIDSSFLETLPKREFGAGIAEIVKMAVCFNKDFFSWLENNDLNDKKNIDIAILKSVETKAWVVSQDEKEQGLRAALNYGHTFGHVIENLTNYKRYLHGEAVGIGMCMANALAVKLGFMSEEEENRVKNLLKKYDIPTSYKIEDVEDFYEHFFLDKKSSNSKIKFILALGIGDCKITDEIKKDDVCGVLREFV, from the coding sequence ATGAGAGTAAAAATAGAGCTACAAAACGATAACTCATACGAAATATTTATAGAAAAACTTCAAGATTTAAGCTTTGATAGAAAAATTGTAATTGTTACAAACACAACAATAGCAGATTTACATTTGAATTATTTAAAAAATAAGATTAAAGCAAAAGAGCTAAATATTTGTATTTTAAAAGATGGAGAAGAGTTTAAGAACTTTGATTCTTTACAACAAATCCTAACAACTTGTTTTGAAGCAAAACTAGATAGAAAATCGCTTTTAGTTGCATTTGGTGGTGGAGTTGTAGGAGATATGACAGGTTTTGCAGCATCTATTTATCAAAGAGGAATAGATTTTATTCAAATTCCTACAACTTTACTTTCACAAGTTGATGCAAGTGTTGGTGGGAAAACAGGAATAAACAACAAATATGGTAAAAACTTAATAGGAACTTTTCATCAACCAAAAGCTGTTTATATAGATTCAAGTTTTTTAGAAACTTTACCAAAAAGAGAGTTTGGAGCTGGAATTGCTGAGATAGTTAAAATGGCTGTTTGTTTCAATAAAGATTTCTTCTCTTGGCTTGAAAATAATGATTTAAATGATAAAAAAAACATAGATATCGCTATTTTAAAATCAGTTGAAACAAAAGCTTGGGTAGTTTCTCAAGATGAAAAAGAACAAGGATTAAGAGCTGCATTAAACTATGGACACACTTTTGGGCATGTTATAGAAAATCTTACAAATTATAAAAGATATCTTCATGGAGAAGCCGTAGGAATTGGAATGTGTATGGCAAATGCTTTGGCTGTAAAATTAGGATTTATGAGCGAAGAAGAGGAAAATAGAGTAAAAAATCTACTTAAAAAATATGATATTCCTACTAGTTATAAAATTGAAGATGTAGAAGATTTTTATGAGCATTTTTTCTTGGATAAAAAATCAAGCAATAGTAAGATTAAATTCATTTTAGCACTTGGAATAGGAGATTGTAAAATTACTGATGAGATTAAAAAAGATGATGTTTGTGGAGTTTTAAGGGAGTTTGTATGA
- a CDS encoding DUF2971 domain-containing protein, whose amino-acid sequence MKIWRYMDLSKFISLLSNRALYFTNASKFNDPYEFFIPEIYTKEIKNKRIEFITKCFENTKKFIEENKIINPNGYNDAINLMYKRLEIDIENINNNTTEKEVRKKFGVSCWHINEYENEALWKIYTNQGQGIAIETSVEKLEQSLQFHRKITFDKVRYEDFNTTIFEKNHKNYLGYIKRKAFEYENEFRAVVLLDENYFEKGCYIKVDLDILIEKIHISPAMPKYFLESIKYLCQGELSFLQDRIAQSSLYSKYTN is encoded by the coding sequence ATGAAAATTTGGAGATATATGGATTTGTCAAAATTTATCTCTTTATTATCAAACAGAGCTTTATATTTTACAAATGCTTCTAAATTCAATGACCCATATGAGTTTTTTATACCAGAAATTTATACAAAAGAGATAAAAAATAAACGAATTGAATTTATTACAAAATGTTTTGAAAATACTAAAAAGTTCATAGAAGAAAATAAAATTATAAATCCTAATGGATATAATGATGCAATAAATTTAATGTATAAAAGGCTTGAAATTGATATTGAAAATATAAACAATAATACTACAGAAAAAGAAGTTAGAAAAAAATTTGGTGTAAGCTGTTGGCATATAAATGAATATGAGAATGAAGCATTATGGAAAATTTACACAAATCAAGGACAAGGAATAGCTATTGAAACTAGTGTTGAAAAATTAGAACAATCGTTGCAATTTCATAGAAAAATAACATTTGATAAAGTTAGATATGAAGATTTTAATACAACTATCTTTGAAAAAAATCATAAAAATTATTTGGGATATATCAAAAGAAAAGCTTTTGAATATGAAAATGAATTTAGAGCTGTGGTTTTGTTAGATGAGAATTATTTTGAAAAAGGTTGTTATATAAAAGTAGATTTGGATATTTTAATAGAAAAAATACATATTTCTCCAGCCATGCCAAAATATTTTTTAGAATCAATAAAGTATTTGTGTCAAGGTGAATTATCTTTTTTACAAGATAGAATTGCTCAATCTAGCCTATATAGTAAATACACTAATTAA
- a CDS encoding mechanosensitive ion channel family protein has translation MIKRIIKLSFIFLLSISFIKAEENIVDESLDFSNRTEINILLDKANQIENSYKDNILIKRYLNYLSYSKIANELEVLKQGLKSKRKLSDEQEYQLLNKIRVKENELELIGEYRGSPIGGLINPPEIDKIEKLTNPFDIIGAFSTIKKLEQNRQQFLDLEKQLEELLKILKEELDVYSEINVLEQKVEISDKILYLDKQRRDFEIVLDIVSTTSEVFRKKTEQVILETKNEITAQFQKMLNISFIIMIFFGVTFLVKMLLKKYYIQNENYYIVNKVLNFSLAFLILMVLLFSYIDNVSYLVTILGFASAGIAIALKDWFMSLFGWMVIVTSGFIQVGDRIRVTKGEVETVGDVLDISLFKITIKEDITMVSYYKNRRAGRIFFVPNNYIFSELISNYSHSELKTIWDGIDITITFDSNHKKAQKIIRDILKHYSKGYSDITRKQLSKMRNKYQLRATGVEPRVFTFIEPYGVVISGWYLTNSFAALVLRSTVSTEILDALMKEEDISIAYPTQQLNINETKNAYGSSRAKEFSNSDIDDIMMRR, from the coding sequence ATGATTAAAAGAATTATAAAACTCTCTTTTATATTTTTATTATCAATAAGTTTTATAAAAGCAGAAGAAAATATAGTTGATGAATCTTTAGATTTTTCTAATAGAACAGAAATCAATATTCTTTTGGATAAAGCTAATCAAATAGAGAACTCTTACAAAGATAATATTTTGATAAAAAGATATTTAAACTATCTTTCATATAGTAAAATTGCAAATGAACTTGAAGTTTTGAAGCAAGGTTTAAAGAGTAAAAGAAAACTATCTGATGAGCAAGAGTATCAACTTCTAAACAAAATAAGAGTAAAAGAGAATGAATTAGAACTTATAGGAGAGTATAGAGGTTCTCCTATTGGAGGACTTATAAATCCACCAGAAATTGATAAAATTGAGAAGCTTACAAATCCTTTTGATATCATTGGTGCATTTTCTACAATTAAAAAATTAGAACAAAATAGACAGCAATTTCTAGATTTGGAAAAACAGCTTGAAGAGCTATTGAAAATATTAAAAGAAGAGCTAGATGTTTATAGTGAAATTAATGTTTTAGAGCAAAAAGTAGAGATAAGCGATAAAATTTTATATCTTGATAAGCAAAGAAGAGATTTTGAAATTGTTTTAGATATTGTAAGTACAACTTCAGAAGTATTTAGAAAAAAAACTGAACAAGTAATCTTAGAAACAAAAAATGAGATAACAGCACAGTTTCAAAAGATGTTAAATATCTCATTTATAATTATGATTTTCTTTGGAGTTACTTTTTTAGTAAAAATGCTTTTAAAGAAATACTATATTCAAAATGAAAATTACTATATTGTAAATAAAGTTTTAAATTTCTCTTTGGCATTTTTGATTTTGATGGTTTTACTTTTTTCATATATTGATAATGTCTCTTATCTTGTAACAATCCTTGGATTTGCTTCAGCTGGAATTGCTATTGCATTAAAAGATTGGTTTATGTCTTTATTTGGATGGATGGTTATTGTAACTTCTGGATTTATTCAAGTTGGAGATAGAATTAGAGTTACAAAAGGTGAAGTTGAAACTGTTGGAGATGTTTTAGATATTTCACTATTTAAAATAACAATCAAAGAAGATATTACAATGGTTTCTTACTATAAAAATAGAAGAGCAGGAAGAATTTTCTTTGTGCCAAACAACTATATATTTTCAGAACTTATATCAAATTATAGTCATAGTGAATTAAAAACTATTTGGGATGGAATTGATATTACAATTACTTTTGATTCAAATCATAAAAAAGCACAGAAAATTATAAGAGATATCTTAAAACACTACTCAAAAGGTTATAGTGATATTACAAGAAAACAATTATCTAAAATGAGAAATAAGTATCAATTAAGAGCAACAGGAGTTGAACCAAGAGTATTTACATTTATTGAGCCATATGGAGTTGTAATTTCTGGATGGTATCTTACAAACTCTTTTGCTGCACTTGTTTTAAGAAGTACAGTAAGTACAGAGATTTTAGATGCACTTATGAAAGAAGAGGATATTAGTATTGCTTATCCAACTCAACAATTAAATATCAATGAAACAAAAAATGCTTATGGTTCTTCAAGAGCAAAAGAGTTTTCAAACTCTGATATAGATGATATTATGATGAGAAGATAG
- the mtaB gene encoding tRNA (N(6)-L-threonylcarbamoyladenosine(37)-C(2))-methylthiotransferase MtaB, producing the protein MNFSTNKPKVFFKTFGCRTNIFDTQVMMSNLKDFEVTQDEKDANIVIINSCTVTNSADTTARSYINGLKKLGNNPKVIFTGCGTRTKGEKLFSESKIDGLFGASEKENINELLKIDEKFFKLGDLKSLDKTVVEEFVGKSRAFIKIQEGCDFRCSYCIIPHVRGDARSYEESVILNQVETLAQNGFSEFILTGTNVGSYGKKMHTSLAKLLKKMALIKGVKRIRMGSIEPIQIDDEFRELINEPFMAKHLHIALQHTSKDMLKIMNRRNKVLSDLELFEFLSQNGYALGTDFIVGHPGETKELWEEAMKNIHNFPLTHIHAFTYSKRDGTPSASMKDIVKGDIAKDRYIELVEIIKQKNYEFRKNNQVKLEVLVEQEKNGKYLGFDQFFNQVEIESSEDLLGDWVNLDSYLVKDVKNEAKFR; encoded by the coding sequence ATGAATTTTAGTACAAATAAACCAAAAGTATTTTTTAAAACTTTTGGATGCAGAACAAATATTTTTGATACTCAAGTTATGATGAGTAATTTAAAAGATTTTGAAGTAACACAAGATGAAAAAGATGCAAATATAGTGATTATAAACTCATGTACAGTTACAAATAGTGCTGATACAACAGCAAGAAGCTATATAAATGGTCTTAAAAAATTAGGAAACAATCCAAAAGTAATATTTACAGGTTGTGGAACAAGAACAAAAGGTGAAAAACTATTTTCTGAATCAAAAATAGATGGACTTTTTGGAGCTAGTGAAAAAGAGAATATAAATGAACTTTTAAAAATAGATGAGAAATTTTTTAAACTAGGAGATCTTAAAAGTCTTGATAAAACTGTTGTAGAAGAGTTTGTAGGAAAAAGTAGGGCATTTATTAAAATTCAAGAGGGTTGTGACTTTAGATGTTCATATTGCATAATTCCTCATGTAAGAGGAGATGCAAGAAGTTATGAAGAGAGTGTTATATTAAATCAAGTAGAAACTTTGGCACAAAATGGTTTTTCTGAGTTTATTTTGACAGGTACAAATGTAGGAAGTTATGGTAAAAAAATGCATACTTCACTAGCAAAACTTCTTAAGAAAATGGCTCTTATAAAAGGTGTTAAACGAATTAGAATGGGAAGTATTGAACCTATTCAAATTGATGATGAGTTTAGAGAGCTTATAAATGAACCTTTTATGGCAAAGCATCTTCATATCGCACTTCAACACACTTCAAAAGATATGTTAAAAATAATGAATAGAAGAAACAAAGTATTAAGTGATTTAGAACTTTTTGAATTTTTAAGCCAAAATGGATATGCACTTGGAACTGATTTTATAGTAGGTCATCCAGGTGAGACAAAAGAACTTTGGGAAGAAGCTATGAAAAATATTCATAATTTTCCTTTGACTCATATTCATGCATTTACATACTCAAAAAGAGATGGAACACCAAGTGCTTCTATGAAAGATATTGTAAAAGGCGATATTGCAAAAGATAGATATATTGAACTTGTAGAGATTATAAAACAGAAAAACTATGAGTTTAGAAAAAATAATCAAGTAAAGCTTGAAGTTTTAGTAGAACAAGAAAAAAATGGAAAATATCTTGGTTTTGATCAATTTTTTAATCAAGT
- a CDS encoding type II toxin-antitoxin system RelE family toxin codes for MYSLKLHDKVYDDLKVLDKALIVKIFKKLKQIQQSPKIGENLGNKNGMNLSGFKKVYLDKKRVRIVFEVQDSILTIYTIAIGQRDDMEVYKKAFDRL; via the coding sequence ATGTACTCTTTAAAACTTCATGATAAAGTTTATGATGATTTAAAAGTTTTAGATAAGGCTTTGATTGTAAAAATATTTAAAAAATTAAAACAAATTCAACAATCTCCAAAAATAGGCGAAAATCTTGGAAATAAAAATGGTATGAATTTAAGTGGATTCAAGAAAGTTTATCTTGATAAAAAAAGAGTGAGAATAGTTTTTGAGGTTCAAGATAGTATTTTAACAATCTACACTATTGCTATTGGACAAAGAGATGATATGGAAGTCTATAAAAAAGCTTTTGATAGACTTTAA
- a CDS encoding type II toxin-antitoxin system Phd/YefM family antitoxin, whose protein sequence is MVSYTQNELLSITDFTKQISKILTDVKERSLEKVGILKNNRLEAVVISTQEYEKLKKLEEYLELLEHKEIFEIVAQRKNESKDSYISLEDMAKKLDINLDNL, encoded by the coding sequence ATGGTAAGTTATACACAAAATGAACTTTTATCAATTACAGATTTCACAAAACAAATAAGCAAAATCCTAACAGATGTAAAAGAAAGAAGCTTAGAAAAAGTTGGAATTTTAAAAAACAATCGACTTGAAGCAGTAGTTATCTCTACACAAGAGTATGAAAAACTAAAAAAGCTTGAAGAGTATTTGGAACTTTTAGAGCATAAAGAGATTTTTGAAATTGTAGCACAAAGAAAAAATGAGTCAAAAGATAGTTATATTTCTTTGGAAGATATGGCAAAGAAACTAGATATAAATTTGGATAATCTATAA